From Pseudomonas sp. StFLB209, a single genomic window includes:
- a CDS encoding FadR/GntR family transcriptional regulator has translation MDHSSSPPGQRKKNLTQQLVAEFSRKIREGEIQSGEKLPTEQVLTRENGVSRTVVREAMARLQAEGLVETRHGIGTFVVDATAPRSALADAPPQAAGSPQDATAILELRLSLEPEAAALAARRRSTEQLANIEQALSDLQNCAARGADTVKADHEFHRSIALCTDNSFFIDVMNQLGSSILPRVGVGFGNLPVAADSGDPGAQTREQEQIYSAIALQDPEAARAAMRLHLRNGLLRVSGKH, from the coding sequence ATGGACCACTCTTCTTCGCCTCCAGGGCAGCGCAAGAAAAACCTGACCCAGCAACTGGTTGCCGAGTTTTCCCGCAAAATCCGCGAAGGCGAGATCCAGAGCGGCGAAAAGCTGCCTACCGAGCAAGTCCTCACCCGCGAAAACGGGGTCAGCCGCACGGTAGTGCGCGAAGCCATGGCACGCTTGCAGGCCGAAGGGCTGGTAGAAACCCGCCACGGTATTGGCACGTTCGTGGTCGATGCCACTGCCCCGCGCAGCGCGCTGGCCGACGCGCCACCACAGGCCGCCGGCAGCCCTCAGGATGCGACCGCCATTCTTGAACTGCGCCTGAGCCTGGAGCCTGAAGCCGCCGCGCTCGCTGCCCGGCGGCGCAGCACCGAACAGCTGGCGAACATCGAACAGGCGCTCAGCGACCTGCAGAACTGCGCCGCGCGTGGCGCAGACACGGTAAAGGCCGACCATGAGTTTCATCGCAGCATCGCGCTGTGCACCGACAACAGCTTTTTCATTGATGTGATGAACCAGCTGGGCAGCAGTATCCTGCCACGTGTCGGCGTCGGTTTCGGCAATCTGCCGGTCGCGGCTGACAGCGGCGACCCCGGCGCCCAGACCCGCGAGCAAGAGCAGATCTACAGCGCCATTGCCCTGCAAGACCCGGAAGCCGCCAGGGCCGCGATGCGCCTGCATTTGCGCAACGGCCTGCTGCGGGTGTCGGGCAAACATTAG
- a CDS encoding RNA polymerase sigma factor, with protein MSRTPTPSTLVAWLVHHYDDLVDSLRRRFGDRHAAREVVHDVCLQLLEAPEKDGVKVPLALLRKITHDRAVSHYRSERRRQAWVDDQAQLPDIHSQAPGPERHHAAGVELEQLCAAIERLPLRCQQVFVMHKLHELSQQEVAERMGISVKAVEKHLKVGMRKCLQWLDQTSVSS; from the coding sequence GTGTCCCGTACACCGACCCCATCGACTCTGGTTGCCTGGCTGGTTCATCACTATGACGATCTGGTGGATTCGCTGCGCCGCCGTTTCGGTGACCGGCATGCGGCGCGTGAAGTGGTCCACGATGTGTGCCTGCAACTGCTCGAAGCGCCAGAAAAGGACGGCGTCAAAGTGCCCTTGGCGTTGTTGCGCAAGATCACCCATGACCGCGCTGTCAGCCACTATCGCAGCGAGCGCCGGCGCCAGGCGTGGGTCGACGACCAGGCGCAGTTGCCCGACATTCACAGCCAGGCGCCAGGGCCGGAGCGTCACCATGCGGCAGGTGTCGAACTGGAACAGCTGTGCGCGGCCATCGAACGCTTGCCGCTGCGTTGCCAGCAGGTGTTCGTGATGCACAAACTCCATGAGCTGTCGCAGCAGGAAGTGGCCGAGCGGATGGGGATCTCCGTCAAGGCGGTGGAAAAGCATCTCAAGGTGGGCATGCGCAAGTGCCTGCAATGGCTGGACCAGACGAGCGTCTCTTCATGA
- a CDS encoding ABC transporter ATP-binding protein has protein sequence MNAFSTPLDTPALSCTALSYGIKGQLLLQEVSLSVIPGETLGLVGPNGSGKSTLLKLLSGIQAASAGDVQLGGEPLQKLGRRNVAQRLAVVEQQAQTADHITVRDVVELGRTPWLSALQPWGADDQRIVQQAMTDVDLLHLAGRQWQTLSGGERQRTHIARALAQQPQVLLLDEPTNHLDIQHQLNILGRVKRLSLTTVIALHDLNQALECDRLALLHDGRLVALGKPLDVLTPERLRSAFGVQGHWLTDPLDGSQILRLRPL, from the coding sequence ATGAACGCCTTCTCCACACCACTGGACACCCCGGCGCTGAGCTGCACGGCGCTGAGCTATGGCATCAAGGGCCAGCTGCTGTTGCAGGAGGTCAGCCTCAGTGTGATACCGGGAGAGACCCTGGGCCTGGTCGGCCCCAACGGCTCGGGAAAATCGACTCTGCTCAAGCTGTTGTCCGGCATCCAGGCGGCGTCAGCTGGCGACGTGCAGCTGGGCGGCGAGCCGCTGCAGAAGCTGGGACGACGCAACGTTGCCCAGCGCTTGGCGGTGGTCGAGCAACAGGCGCAAACCGCCGACCACATTACGGTGCGCGATGTCGTGGAACTGGGACGAACGCCCTGGCTGTCGGCACTGCAACCCTGGGGGGCTGATGACCAACGAATCGTCCAGCAAGCGATGACCGATGTAGACCTGCTGCATCTGGCCGGCCGCCAGTGGCAGACGCTGTCCGGCGGTGAACGCCAGCGCACGCATATCGCCCGTGCCCTGGCCCAGCAACCGCAAGTGCTGCTACTGGATGAGCCGACCAATCATCTGGACATCCAGCATCAGCTCAATATTCTCGGGCGGGTCAAGCGCTTGTCGCTGACCACCGTGATCGCCCTGCACGACCTGAATCAGGCCCTGGAATGCGACCGCCTGGCCCTGCTCCACGACGGACGGCTGGTGGCGCTGGGCAAACCACTTGACGTGTTGACCCCGGAACGCCTGCGCAGCGCCTTTGGCGTGCAGGGCCACTGGCTGACCGACCCGCTGGACGGCAGCCAGATCCTGCGTTTGCGCCCGCTTTAA
- a CDS encoding hydroxyacid dehydrogenase → MTRTIVLTGPALTAEAMNHAAAHGVRVIPTTPYAADELLAVIRAEQPDAIIVRQGKLTREMIEASSKLSIIAKHGVGYDTIDIQAAADNKVPVTIALGANAQSVAEHAFALMFSVARQTALLDARMRDGHWDKTTANGVELFGKTLGLVGLGSIGGILMDLVAPLRIKVKVYDPFLKQLPEREHVEREEDFYRLLQDCDIISLHCPLTDHNRKLFGAEQFQRMRPASLLINTARGELIDTEALIHALSERQIGGAGLDTFHPEPLPADSALFGLPNVVVTPHVGANTTEARDRVGLLALQQIIGLWNGSAPEPRAVVNRHLLDN, encoded by the coding sequence ATGACCCGTACCATTGTGCTGACCGGCCCGGCACTCACTGCCGAAGCCATGAACCACGCTGCCGCCCATGGCGTCAGAGTGATCCCGACCACGCCGTATGCCGCCGACGAACTGCTCGCAGTGATCCGCGCCGAACAGCCGGATGCAATCATTGTTCGCCAGGGCAAACTGACCCGCGAAATGATCGAAGCGTCGAGCAAGCTGTCGATCATTGCCAAGCACGGCGTGGGCTACGACACCATCGATATCCAGGCAGCGGCCGACAACAAGGTGCCGGTCACCATCGCGCTGGGCGCCAATGCGCAATCGGTGGCCGAGCATGCCTTTGCCCTGATGTTCAGCGTGGCGCGCCAGACCGCGCTGCTCGATGCGCGGATGCGCGACGGTCATTGGGACAAAACCACAGCCAACGGCGTGGAGCTGTTCGGCAAGACCCTCGGCCTGGTGGGCCTGGGTTCGATCGGCGGGATCCTGATGGATCTGGTTGCACCGCTGCGCATCAAGGTCAAGGTCTATGACCCCTTCCTCAAACAGTTGCCCGAGCGCGAACATGTCGAACGCGAGGAAGACTTCTATCGCCTGCTGCAAGATTGCGACATCATCAGCCTGCACTGCCCGCTGACTGACCACAATCGCAAGTTGTTCGGTGCCGAGCAGTTCCAGCGCATGCGCCCCGCGAGCCTGTTGATCAACACCGCCCGTGGTGAGCTGATCGATACCGAGGCACTGATCCACGCCCTCAGCGAGCGGCAGATTGGCGGCGCCGGCCTGGACACCTTCCACCCCGAGCCATTACCGGCCGACAGCGCGCTGTTCGGCCTGCCGAATGTCGTGGTCACCCCGCACGTCGGTGCCAATACCACCGAGGCACGTGACCGGGTCGGCCTGCTGGCCCTGCAACAGATTATCGGCCTGTGGAACGGCAGCGCGCCCGAGCCACGTGCGGTGGTCAACCGTCACCTGCTTGACAACTGA
- a CDS encoding RraA family protein yields the protein MSIGFRVLEQARKVSAEWVERYREVPVANVSDSMNRMTAGGARLRPMHREGVLAGPALTVKARPGDNLMLHYAIDIAQPGDVIVVDAGGDLSNALIGEMMVAYAVKRGVAGIVINGAIRDAGAIGAGDFPMFAAGISHRGPYKDGPGEINVPIAIDGMVIEAGDLVIGDEDGLLCVPYDQVAEVYERAAAKHGAEQKQLEQIAEGTNDRSWVIESLKKKGCQLP from the coding sequence ATGAGCATTGGATTCAGAGTGCTGGAGCAGGCCCGCAAAGTCAGTGCCGAATGGGTTGAGCGCTATCGCGAGGTGCCGGTTGCCAATGTCAGCGATTCGATGAACCGCATGACAGCCGGTGGCGCCAGACTGCGCCCCATGCACCGCGAAGGCGTGCTGGCCGGTCCTGCGCTGACCGTCAAGGCGCGGCCGGGCGATAACCTGATGCTGCATTACGCAATCGACATCGCCCAGCCAGGCGACGTGATCGTTGTCGATGCCGGCGGCGATCTGAGCAACGCATTGATCGGTGAAATGATGGTGGCCTACGCGGTCAAGCGCGGTGTGGCGGGTATCGTGATCAACGGTGCGATTCGTGACGCAGGCGCCATCGGTGCCGGTGATTTCCCGATGTTCGCTGCCGGTATCTCGCACCGCGGTCCTTACAAGGATGGGCCGGGCGAAATCAACGTGCCGATTGCCATCGACGGCATGGTGATCGAGGCCGGTGACCTGGTGATTGGTGATGAAGACGGCCTGCTGTGTGTACCTTACGACCAGGTCGCTGAGGTCTACGAGCGTGCGGCGGCCAAACACGGTGCCGAGCAAAAACAGCTGGAGCAGATTGCCGAGGGCACCAATGACCGTTCCTGGGTGATCGAAAGCCTGAAGAAGAAGGGCTGCCAACTGCCTTAA
- a CDS encoding FecR family protein: MTRPVSQHVEPTAAEHAIARHREQLKQRFPLPSPVKKNRRPAPATLGIGLMILGLAAGLWWLDPAYRTEQYATARGQLQRLALADGSVVTLDGASQVTVGWHLRSRRVQLLAGQALFEVAPATYRPFQTQAGAAQISVLGTRYNVSRHGDDARVSVEQGKVRVAGADSAVALVAGQQVLVSHGRVTAPGAVDVQGVGAWTEGRLVFDRTPLGEVLDAIERHTGLPIALGDPGLAQLPVTGSFDSQRLDYLLSLLPKVLPVELSRAADGSPVLNRRAVKK, encoded by the coding sequence ATGACCCGACCCGTTTCGCAACACGTTGAACCGACGGCTGCCGAGCACGCCATCGCACGCCACCGCGAGCAACTCAAACAGCGTTTCCCGCTGCCTTCACCGGTGAAGAAAAACCGCCGGCCGGCGCCCGCCACCCTTGGCATCGGCTTGATGATCCTCGGTCTGGCCGCCGGTCTGTGGTGGCTGGACCCGGCCTATCGCACCGAGCAGTACGCCACTGCCCGTGGCCAGTTGCAGCGCCTGGCACTGGCCGATGGCAGCGTCGTGACCCTTGATGGCGCCAGCCAGGTCACGGTGGGCTGGCATCTGCGCAGCCGCCGTGTGCAGCTGCTGGCCGGTCAGGCGCTGTTCGAGGTCGCGCCGGCCACTTACCGGCCATTCCAGACACAGGCCGGTGCCGCGCAGATCAGCGTGCTGGGCACCCGTTACAACGTCAGCCGGCATGGCGATGATGCGCGTGTCAGCGTTGAGCAGGGCAAGGTCAGGGTGGCAGGCGCAGACAGCGCCGTGGCACTGGTGGCGGGCCAGCAGGTGCTGGTCAGCCATGGCCGGGTCACTGCACCCGGCGCAGTCGATGTCCAGGGAGTCGGCGCCTGGACTGAAGGCCGGTTGGTGTTTGATCGCACGCCGCTGGGCGAAGTGCTCGATGCCATTGAACGCCACACTGGCTTGCCAATTGCGCTTGGCGACCCGGGCCTGGCGCAACTGCCGGTCACCGGCAGCTTCGACAGCCAACGGCTGGACTACCTGCTGAGCCTGCTGCCCAAGGTTCTGCCGGTCGAGCTGAGCCGCGCCGCCGATGGCTCGCCAGTGCTGAACCGCCGCGCTGTGAAAAAATAA
- a CDS encoding FecCD family ABC transporter permease has translation MRLSILALHVLWVSALLLAAVIAGAAIGETRISPEVVSQILANKLWNAGYPVDPIDEGIIWNYRLTRAIVAAACGAGLAISGVVLQSLLRNPLAEPYLLGISAGASTGAVLVALLGIGAGAISLSAGAFVGAMAAFAMVALLARASQGAAAASHIILAGIAGSQLFNALTSFMITKSASSEQARGIMFWLLGNLSGVRWHSVALAVPVVLVGLLVCVWHRRALDAFMFGSDSAASLGIAVRRVQIMLIGCAALVTAVMVSIVGSIGFVGLVIPHAIRMLVGVRHARLIPLSALCGALFLIAADVLSRTLIKGQTLPIGVITALIGAPVFALILIRGNRSR, from the coding sequence ATGAGGCTGTCGATTCTGGCGCTGCATGTCCTCTGGGTCAGCGCGTTGTTGCTGGCAGCCGTGATTGCCGGTGCCGCGATTGGCGAAACCCGCATCAGCCCCGAGGTGGTCAGTCAGATTCTGGCCAACAAGCTGTGGAATGCCGGTTACCCGGTGGACCCCATCGATGAAGGGATCATCTGGAACTACCGCCTGACCCGTGCGATTGTCGCCGCGGCCTGCGGTGCCGGGCTGGCTATCTCCGGGGTGGTATTGCAGTCGCTGCTGCGCAACCCGCTGGCCGAGCCCTACTTGCTGGGTATTTCCGCTGGTGCCTCGACCGGCGCAGTGCTGGTTGCCCTGCTCGGTATCGGTGCCGGGGCCATTTCACTGTCGGCCGGCGCATTTGTCGGCGCCATGGCCGCCTTCGCCATGGTCGCGTTGCTGGCTCGCGCCTCACAAGGCGCTGCGGCTGCCAGTCATATCATTCTTGCCGGGATCGCCGGCTCTCAGCTTTTCAATGCGCTGACCTCGTTCATGATCACCAAGTCGGCCAGTTCCGAGCAGGCCCGCGGCATCATGTTCTGGCTGCTGGGCAATCTCAGCGGCGTACGCTGGCACTCGGTGGCCCTGGCGGTGCCGGTGGTGCTGGTCGGGTTGCTGGTCTGCGTCTGGCATCGGCGGGCGCTGGATGCGTTCATGTTCGGCAGCGACTCGGCGGCCTCGCTGGGCATTGCGGTACGGCGAGTACAGATCATGCTGATTGGCTGCGCGGCGCTGGTGACCGCGGTGATGGTCTCGATCGTCGGCTCGATTGGCTTCGTCGGCCTGGTGATTCCCCACGCCATACGCATGCTGGTTGGCGTGCGCCACGCCCGGCTGATACCGCTCAGCGCCTTGTGCGGGGCGTTGTTTCTGATTGCCGCCGATGTCCTGTCGCGTACCCTGATCAAGGGCCAGACCCTGCCCATCGGGGTCATTACCGCACTGATCGGCGCACCGGTTTTTGCGCTGATTCTGATTCGCGGCAACCGCTCACGATGA
- a CDS encoding MFS transporter: protein MTSATDSPSELERSTMRRVAWRILPFLIVCYLIAIIDRGNIGMAALQMNEDLALSAKVFGFASSLFFFAYFLVEVPSNLAMQKFGARIWIARIMITWGLISAGTAFVQGANSLYVMRFLLGAAEAGFFPGVLLYLTYWLPSAYRGRMVALFMVAIPAANFIGSPLSGLLLSLDGWLGMRGWHWLFILEGIPAVLLGIACLFVLTDKPEQAKWLTDEQRNWLVQRIAQENAGKKAIGHMSLWKLLRHKDIWVMALIYSGASAAGSTLSVWGPQLLKSFGLTSMEVGLVNAIPYGLASVLMIVWGRSSDRSGERRWHTACTLLLISVGLLMTLFTTNLALTVLMLSLVLIGAYSMKGPFWALASGWLSSSTAAAGLAAIGAMANLIGGGIMVNVYGAIHDASGSHSLALMPLAALCAVGAFLVVVMGRKRQAEAAAQDKAATSH from the coding sequence ATGACCTCAGCCACTGATTCGCCAAGCGAGCTTGAACGCTCAACCATGCGCCGGGTTGCCTGGCGCATCCTGCCCTTCCTGATCGTTTGCTACCTGATCGCGATCATCGACCGCGGCAACATCGGCATGGCCGCGCTGCAGATGAACGAAGACCTGGCGCTGTCCGCCAAGGTGTTCGGTTTCGCCAGCAGCCTGTTCTTCTTCGCCTACTTCCTGGTTGAAGTGCCCAGCAACCTGGCCATGCAAAAGTTCGGCGCCAGGATCTGGATCGCCCGGATCATGATCACCTGGGGCCTGATCTCGGCCGGTACCGCCTTCGTCCAGGGCGCCAACTCACTGTACGTGATGCGTTTTCTGCTCGGCGCCGCCGAAGCGGGCTTCTTTCCCGGCGTGTTGCTGTACCTCACCTACTGGCTGCCATCGGCGTATCGCGGGCGCATGGTTGCGCTGTTCATGGTGGCGATTCCGGCCGCCAACTTCATCGGCTCACCGCTGTCAGGCCTGTTGCTGAGCCTCGATGGCTGGCTGGGCATGCGCGGCTGGCATTGGCTGTTCATCCTCGAAGGTATTCCGGCCGTGCTGCTGGGCATCGCCTGCCTGTTCGTGCTGACCGATAAACCCGAGCAGGCCAAATGGCTGACTGACGAGCAGCGCAACTGGCTGGTCCAGCGGATCGCGCAAGAGAACGCCGGAAAAAAAGCCATCGGCCACATGTCGCTGTGGAAACTGCTGCGCCACAAGGACATCTGGGTCATGGCGCTGATCTATTCCGGTGCTTCGGCAGCCGGCAGCACCCTTAGCGTATGGGGTCCGCAACTGCTCAAGTCGTTCGGCCTGACGTCCATGGAAGTCGGCCTGGTCAACGCCATTCCTTATGGCCTGGCGTCGGTTCTGATGATCGTCTGGGGCCGCAGTTCGGACCGCTCCGGCGAGCGTCGCTGGCACACCGCGTGTACCCTGCTGCTGATCTCGGTCGGCTTGTTGATGACCCTGTTCACCACCAACCTGGCCTTGACTGTGTTGATGCTGAGCCTGGTACTGATCGGTGCCTACTCGATGAAAGGCCCGTTCTGGGCGTTGGCGTCGGGCTGGTTGTCGTCATCGACAGCGGCAGCGGGCCTGGCGGCCATCGGCGCAATGGCCAACCTGATCGGTGGCGGCATCATGGTCAACGTCTATGGCGCGATCCATGACGCGAGCGGCAGCCACTCGCTGGCACTGATGCCACTGGCGGCGCTGTGCGCGGTGGGTGCATTCCTGGTGGTGGTCATGGGCCGCAAGCGTCAGGCCGAAGCGGCTGCCCAGGACAAGGCAGCCACCAGCCACTAG
- a CDS encoding IclR family transcriptional regulator codes for MVKVKPRPAVSGVASADRVLTVLTAFRIGDGALSLVELADRTALNKSTIMRLMVSLETHGLINRMADGRYQLASEVMRLNAVYQDALDLERHIMPLLHQLTDAIGETTSFYVRHGAYRLCQYRVNSPHRLRMQLQPGDMRPMDNAAGAQALRTPFEKGAALEVAFYSCGMTDPHAASMALPIYDAQHEIVGALVVSGPASRLTEDYARTVQGQLHEAAQTLMRSLGCKG; via the coding sequence ATGGTAAAAGTCAAACCGCGTCCGGCGGTCAGCGGGGTCGCATCGGCCGACCGGGTATTGACCGTGCTGACGGCCTTTCGCATCGGGGATGGCGCATTGAGCCTGGTCGAGCTCGCCGACCGCACCGCACTGAACAAAAGCACCATCATGCGCCTGATGGTCTCACTGGAAACCCACGGTCTGATCAATCGCATGGCCGACGGCCGCTATCAACTGGCCAGTGAAGTCATGCGCCTGAATGCGGTGTATCAGGACGCCCTGGACCTGGAGCGGCACATCATGCCGCTGCTGCACCAGTTGACCGACGCCATCGGCGAAACCACATCCTTCTACGTACGCCACGGCGCATATCGCTTGTGCCAGTACCGGGTCAACTCACCGCATCGCCTGCGCATGCAACTGCAACCGGGCGACATGCGGCCGATGGACAACGCGGCCGGGGCCCAGGCGCTGCGCACGCCGTTCGAGAAAGGCGCTGCGCTGGAGGTGGCATTCTACTCCTGTGGCATGACCGACCCGCATGCAGCCTCCATGGCCTTGCCGATCTACGACGCTCAACATGAAATCGTCGGCGCCCTGGTGGTCTCCGGCCCGGCCAGCCGGCTGACCGAAGACTATGCACGCACGGTGCAGGGGCAGTTGCATGAAGCGGCTCAGACCCTGATGCGCAGTCTGGGCTGCAAGGGCTGA
- a CDS encoding TonB-dependent siderophore receptor, whose product MLGLSSLAQAGEPLSFDLPAASLEQSLNALARQSSAQIVLSSDVVSGRQAAALRGRYTTAQALQQLLGDSGLEARQQDDNTYIVVPAQASAALPGAPSATRQVELAPLEVTSSRTASQLVPQARQVNVIEGEQLQTLRHGSDNLAGVLAKSIPGMADSSRTITDYGQTLRGRTMLVLVDGVPLNTNRDSSRNLASLDPALIERVEVIHGSSAIYGAGATGGIVNITTRPAGGEPRAQTTLSGNASLSQLDKDSLGGELQHHVAGSQGVVDYALDFGTRHIGGAFDANGRRIAPEPSQGDLFDSNAWNIGGKLGLRLDEQQRLQLAVSHYHAEQDSDYGSDPSVAALPPGSVPARLLDGLRLDEQNQIRNTLANLSYEHDDLWGSRLAAQVYYRDYYTRFTPFDARAVATRGRFVDQVMQNSEIFGSRLTLRTPLGESTELVWGADLNHERSDMPLDIFDAAAYDASGARHFDKVGRLTYMPDLTTISTGAFAQLQHRFNDQWSIDGGLRYEYATAEFSDFIPLSEIRNASPASIDGGKIRYDDLLGNLGVVYSPVAGQEIYAAFSQGFQLPDIGVQMRNARRGFDISASDLEPVKTNNYELGWRGALGSQTLASLALFYTTSKLGDVQSFNNGLILTRTKERIHGVEASADWLASDEVWGVGGTFTWMKGREQPANGDWQDMTGYRVPPVKLTAYVQYQPDEAWSNRLQATYIGSQDYRLNGQASFGRREVDSYTTVDLISRYKLSPDDQISVGIQNLFNRDYYPLYSQLMRSSNNTSHLPAPGTVLTVGYSHQW is encoded by the coding sequence ATGCTTGGCTTGTCGTCGTTGGCCCAGGCTGGCGAGCCGCTCAGCTTCGACCTGCCGGCCGCCTCGCTGGAGCAGTCGCTCAACGCTCTGGCCCGCCAGTCCAGTGCCCAGATCGTGTTGTCCAGCGACGTGGTCAGCGGTCGGCAGGCCGCCGCCTTGCGCGGGCGCTACACCACTGCCCAGGCCCTGCAGCAGTTGCTCGGTGACAGCGGCCTTGAGGCCCGCCAGCAGGATGACAACACCTACATCGTGGTGCCGGCTCAAGCATCTGCCGCGCTGCCTGGCGCACCCTCGGCCACCCGCCAGGTCGAGCTTGCCCCGCTGGAGGTCACTTCCTCGCGCACCGCCAGCCAGCTGGTGCCTCAGGCCCGGCAGGTCAACGTCATTGAGGGTGAGCAATTACAGACCTTGCGCCACGGCAGCGACAACCTGGCCGGTGTCCTGGCCAAGAGCATTCCCGGCATGGCCGACTCCAGCCGGACCATCACCGATTACGGCCAGACCTTGCGAGGCCGGACCATGCTGGTCCTGGTCGATGGTGTGCCGCTCAATACCAACCGTGATTCTTCGCGCAACCTTGCCAGCCTTGACCCGGCACTGATCGAGCGGGTCGAGGTCATTCATGGCAGCAGCGCGATCTACGGCGCCGGTGCCACTGGCGGGATCGTCAATATCACCACTCGCCCGGCCGGTGGCGAGCCCCGTGCGCAGACCACCCTGAGTGGCAACGCTTCGCTGAGCCAGCTTGACAAAGACAGCCTGGGCGGCGAATTGCAGCACCATGTCGCCGGTTCCCAGGGCGTGGTCGATTACGCTCTGGACTTTGGTACCCGGCATATCGGTGGCGCCTTCGATGCCAACGGCCGGCGGATCGCACCGGAGCCGAGCCAGGGCGATCTGTTTGACTCCAATGCCTGGAACATCGGCGGCAAACTGGGCCTGCGTCTGGACGAGCAGCAGCGTTTGCAACTTGCGGTCAGCCATTACCACGCTGAGCAGGACAGTGACTACGGTTCCGATCCATCGGTGGCGGCATTACCGCCAGGCTCGGTGCCGGCCCGGTTGCTCGATGGCCTGCGGCTCGATGAGCAGAACCAGATCCGCAACACCCTGGCCAACCTCAGCTATGAGCATGATGACCTGTGGGGCTCCAGGCTGGCGGCGCAAGTCTATTACCGCGACTACTACACCCGCTTCACCCCCTTCGATGCACGGGCGGTGGCGACCCGTGGGCGGTTTGTCGACCAAGTGATGCAGAACAGTGAAATCTTCGGCAGCCGCCTGACCCTGCGCACCCCGCTGGGTGAAAGCACCGAACTGGTCTGGGGCGCTGACCTCAACCATGAGCGCAGCGACATGCCGCTGGATATCTTTGACGCGGCCGCCTATGACGCCAGCGGCGCGCGACATTTCGACAAGGTCGGCCGGCTGACCTACATGCCTGACCTGACCACCATCAGTACCGGCGCGTTTGCTCAGTTGCAGCACCGCTTCAATGACCAATGGTCCATCGATGGCGGCTTGCGTTACGAGTACGCCACCGCCGAGTTCAGTGATTTCATACCGCTCTCGGAAATCCGCAATGCCAGCCCGGCCAGCATCGATGGCGGCAAGATTCGTTATGACGACCTGCTGGGCAACCTCGGGGTGGTCTATTCGCCGGTCGCCGGCCAGGAAATCTACGCCGCGTTCAGCCAGGGCTTCCAGTTGCCGGATATCGGGGTGCAGATGCGCAACGCCCGGCGCGGTTTCGATATCAGTGCTTCCGATCTGGAGCCGGTCAAGACCAACAATTATGAACTGGGCTGGCGTGGCGCGCTGGGCAGCCAGACCCTGGCGTCGCTGGCGCTGTTCTATACCACCTCGAAACTCGGCGATGTGCAGAGCTTCAACAATGGTCTGATCCTGACCCGCACCAAAGAGCGTATCCATGGTGTTGAGGCCAGCGCCGACTGGCTGGCCAGCGATGAGGTCTGGGGTGTGGGCGGCACCTTTACCTGGATGAAGGGCCGCGAGCAGCCGGCCAACGGCGACTGGCAGGACATGACCGGCTACCGGGTGCCGCCGGTCAAGCTGACCGCCTACGTGCAGTACCAGCCAGACGAGGCGTGGAGCAATCGCTTGCAGGCCACCTACATCGGCAGCCAAGACTATCGCCTCAACGGCCAGGCCAGCTTTGGCCGCCGCGAGGTGGACAGCTACACCACAGTCGACCTGATCAGCCGTTACAAGCTCAGCCCGGACGATCAAATCAGCGTTGGCATCCAGAACCTGTTCAACCGTGACTACTACCCGCTGTACAGTCAGTTGATGCGCAGCAGCAACAACACCAGCCACCTGCCAGCACCGGGCACGGTGCTGACCGTTGGCTACAGCCATCAGTGGTAG
- a CDS encoding FadR/GntR family transcriptional regulator, whose protein sequence is MSDNLLISQKNHRRLAESLVDRFAQRMRSGELQRGEKLPAEVHIMQAEGVSRTVVRDALSRLQAAGLVETRHGVGTFVLDMPAPEGFSVGPATIATLADVLNLLEFRLSLEVEAAGMAAERRSPEDLQELKRAFDALLEGPEKSGSTINADFQFHLKIAKASGNVYLIDIMKHLGTKLIPRTRMNSAYTGQSDRRAYLQGINDEHRQIFDAIANSDADAARAAMYLHLNNSRMRLRRTQAQYAP, encoded by the coding sequence ATGTCCGACAACCTCCTGATCTCGCAAAAGAACCATCGCCGCCTGGCCGAAAGCCTGGTAGACCGCTTCGCCCAGCGGATGCGCAGCGGCGAACTGCAGCGTGGGGAAAAACTGCCCGCCGAAGTCCATATCATGCAGGCCGAAGGTGTCAGTCGCACGGTGGTGCGTGATGCCCTGTCGCGCCTGCAGGCCGCCGGGCTGGTCGAAACCCGTCACGGGGTCGGGACCTTTGTCCTGGACATGCCGGCCCCGGAAGGCTTCAGCGTGGGGCCGGCGACCATCGCCACCCTGGCTGACGTACTCAACCTTCTGGAGTTTCGCCTCAGCCTTGAAGTCGAAGCCGCCGGCATGGCTGCCGAGCGGCGCAGCCCCGAGGACCTGCAGGAGCTCAAACGCGCCTTCGACGCCTTGCTCGAAGGTCCGGAGAAATCCGGCAGCACCATCAATGCCGACTTCCAGTTCCATCTGAAAATCGCCAAGGCCAGCGGCAATGTTTACCTGATCGACATCATGAAGCACCTGGGCACCAAGCTGATTCCGCGAACCCGGATGAACTCCGCCTACACCGGGCAAAGCGACCGGCGTGCGTACCTGCAGGGGATCAACGATGAGCATCGGCAAATCTTTGATGCCATCGCCAACAGCGATGCCGATGCCGCCCGTGCGGCGATGTACCTGCATTTGAACAACAGCCGCATGAGGCTGCGCAGGACTCAGGCGCAGTACGCGCCTTAG